The following are from one region of the Halogeometricum sp. S3BR5-2 genome:
- a CDS encoding flippase activity-associated protein Agl23 has protein sequence MSSNDAASGSSAPASSSESATDGSVAARSEQDATRTRADTAAHNRALLAVLAISVLALGMRLVALGGRIFHWDEGRVGYWILRYHDSGYHVYRPIVHGPFLPVVNDWLLTVAPASDFLLRLPVAVVGGLLPLAAWLFRERLTRTEVVAFAGLLALNPLLVYYSRFMRNDVLVAAFSLVALGCIVRGFDTGRLRYAIPAAACLALGFTAKENALIYVLCFLGAGALLLDHRLLQATARGDDARVVVFGRWPAAVRARVRGHGTESRPGWLLVGATAVGAFVAFWAVFVFFYAPRPDLWQALGDPTRLPGVVEAGSVGALEEFANTWVGSSHQDHAYLPYLHDIVETLVYGAPVVLGFTLIGIVVDRYGFQSGGTYRELVAFATYWGLASLAGYPIATDIEAPWAAVHIVLPLAIPAAVGVAFVVESVREALAAEDAVSVGLAAVVVLAAVGGVAVANVEYFNSTSNEDRQVLQWAQPGNDLKESLQKVEAVAAENEGTDVLFFSRPVPGDESREVFWVANESELLTPPPPGGTHWHDRLPLPWYFEKYGANVSSTDPDASAEEVLADAPPVVISREFSREEAEEQLDGYVAYEHDWRLRSEHVVVFIDRDALDAAGVPANETAS, from the coding sequence ATGAGTTCGAACGACGCCGCGTCGGGGTCGTCCGCCCCCGCGTCCTCGTCGGAGTCCGCGACGGACGGCTCCGTCGCCGCTCGCTCGGAGCAGGACGCGACGCGGACCCGCGCGGACACCGCCGCCCACAACCGCGCGCTCCTCGCCGTCCTCGCCATCTCGGTGCTCGCGCTCGGGATGCGCCTGGTGGCGCTCGGCGGCCGCATCTTCCACTGGGACGAGGGCCGCGTCGGTTACTGGATACTGCGCTATCACGACTCCGGCTACCACGTCTACCGGCCCATCGTCCACGGGCCGTTCCTGCCCGTCGTGAACGATTGGCTGCTCACCGTCGCGCCCGCGTCGGACTTCCTCCTCCGCCTCCCGGTGGCCGTCGTCGGCGGCCTCCTCCCCCTGGCGGCGTGGCTGTTCCGCGAGCGACTCACGCGCACGGAAGTCGTCGCCTTCGCCGGCCTCCTCGCACTGAACCCGCTTCTCGTCTACTACTCGCGGTTCATGCGCAACGACGTGCTCGTCGCCGCCTTCTCGCTGGTCGCCCTCGGGTGCATCGTCCGCGGCTTCGACACCGGACGGCTCCGCTACGCGATTCCGGCGGCGGCCTGCCTTGCGCTCGGCTTCACCGCGAAGGAGAACGCGCTCATCTACGTGCTCTGCTTCCTCGGCGCGGGAGCGCTCCTGCTCGACCACCGCCTCCTGCAGGCGACCGCCCGCGGCGACGACGCGCGGGTCGTCGTGTTCGGCCGGTGGCCCGCGGCGGTCCGCGCCCGAGTCCGGGGTCACGGCACCGAGTCCCGACCGGGATGGCTCCTCGTCGGCGCGACGGCTGTCGGCGCGTTCGTCGCCTTCTGGGCCGTCTTCGTCTTCTTCTACGCGCCGCGGCCAGACCTCTGGCAGGCGCTGGGCGACCCGACGCGACTCCCCGGAGTCGTCGAAGCCGGTTCCGTCGGCGCCTTAGAGGAGTTCGCGAACACGTGGGTCGGCAGCAGCCATCAGGACCACGCCTACCTGCCCTACCTCCACGACATCGTCGAGACGCTGGTGTACGGCGCGCCCGTCGTCCTCGGCTTCACGCTCATCGGCATCGTCGTCGACCGCTACGGCTTCCAGTCCGGCGGCACGTACCGCGAACTCGTCGCGTTCGCCACCTACTGGGGGCTGGCGTCGCTGGCGGGCTACCCCATCGCCACGGACATCGAGGCGCCGTGGGCGGCAGTCCACATCGTCCTCCCCCTCGCGATACCCGCCGCGGTCGGCGTCGCGTTCGTCGTCGAGTCGGTCCGGGAGGCGCTGGCGGCCGAAGACGCCGTCAGCGTCGGTCTGGCGGCCGTCGTCGTCCTCGCCGCCGTCGGCGGCGTCGCCGTCGCCAACGTCGAGTACTTCAACTCCACGTCGAACGAGGACCGGCAGGTGCTCCAGTGGGCCCAACCCGGCAACGACCTGAAAGAGTCCCTCCAGAAGGTGGAGGCGGTGGCCGCGGAGAACGAGGGGACCGACGTGCTGTTCTTCAGCAGGCCGGTGCCGGGCGACGAGAGCAGGGAGGTGTTCTGGGTCGCCAACGAGTCCGAACTGCTGACGCCGCCGCCGCCGGGCGGGACGCACTGGCACGACCGGCTTCCGCTGCCGTGGTACTTCGAGAAGTACGGCGCGAACGTCTCCAGCACCGACCCCGACGCCTCGGCCGAGGAGGTACTGGCCGACGCGCCGCCGGTGGTCATCTCGCGCGAGTTCAGCCGCGAGGAGGCCGAGGAGCAACTCGACGGCTACGTCGCCTACGAACACGACTGGCGCCTCCGGAGCGAGCACGTCGTCGTGTTCATCGACCGCGACGCCCTCGACGCGGCGGGCGTCCCGGCGAACGAGACGGCGTCCTGA
- the purK gene encoding 5-(carboxyamino)imidazole ribonucleotide synthase — protein MTVTVPGPTLGVVGGGQLGRMLAEAAAPLGVEVVVLDPTPDCPAAPVARDQIVGGFDDPEAFGELASRADALTFEIELADSDLLEEVAAERGLSVHPSPETLSLIEDKLVQKRALEDAGVPVPPFRKVDDAEDLRAALEEFGSVMLKARTGGYDGRGNVPVRDESEIDDALDAVGGPAMAETFVDFARELSVIAAQGDGEVRTFPVGENIHEEEILRETVVPARTDDETLARADEVARDVLSVLDGRGVYGIEMFETEGGEISVNEIAPRPHNSGHWTIEGARTSQFEQHVRAVLGWPLGSPARRSPTAMANVLGTVEESRRAELGNVESILGTDGASLHWYGKAEVRPLRKMGHLTLTGEDGASDDGADVDELLSRAKDLRDGLTFE, from the coding sequence GTGACTGTCACCGTTCCCGGTCCCACGCTCGGCGTCGTCGGCGGCGGCCAACTCGGGCGGATGCTCGCCGAGGCGGCCGCGCCCCTCGGCGTCGAGGTGGTCGTCCTCGACCCGACGCCCGACTGCCCCGCCGCGCCCGTCGCGCGCGACCAGATAGTCGGCGGCTTCGACGACCCCGAGGCGTTCGGCGAACTCGCCTCGCGGGCGGACGCGCTGACGTTCGAGATAGAACTCGCGGACTCCGACCTCCTGGAGGAGGTGGCGGCGGAACGCGGCCTCTCCGTGCATCCCTCCCCCGAGACGCTGTCGCTCATCGAGGACAAACTCGTCCAGAAGCGGGCGCTCGAAGACGCCGGCGTCCCGGTTCCACCGTTCCGGAAGGTCGACGACGCCGAGGACCTGCGCGCCGCCCTCGAGGAGTTCGGGTCGGTGATGCTGAAGGCCAGAACCGGCGGCTACGACGGCCGCGGCAACGTCCCCGTCCGCGACGAGAGCGAGATAGACGACGCTCTCGACGCCGTCGGCGGCCCCGCGATGGCCGAGACGTTCGTCGACTTCGCGCGCGAACTCTCCGTCATCGCCGCGCAGGGCGACGGCGAGGTGCGGACGTTCCCCGTCGGGGAGAATATACACGAGGAGGAGATTCTGCGCGAGACGGTCGTTCCGGCGCGGACGGACGACGAGACGCTCGCGCGCGCCGACGAGGTGGCTCGCGACGTGCTCTCGGTGCTCGACGGCCGCGGCGTCTACGGCATCGAGATGTTCGAGACCGAGGGCGGAGAGATATCGGTCAACGAGATAGCGCCGCGCCCGCACAACTCGGGGCACTGGACCATCGAGGGCGCGCGCACCTCGCAGTTCGAACAGCACGTCCGCGCCGTCCTCGGGTGGCCGCTCGGGTCGCCCGCCCGCCGGTCGCCCACCGCGATGGCGAACGTCCTCGGCACCGTGGAGGAGTCGCGACGGGCCGAACTCGGCAACGTGGAGTCGATTCTCGGAACCGACGGCGCGTCGCTGCACTGGTACGGGAAAGCCGAGGTGCGGCCCCTGCGGAAGATGGGCCACCTCACGCTGACGGGCGAGGACGGCGCGAGCGACGACGGCGCGGACGTGGACGAGTTGCTCTCGCGCGCGAAGGACCTGCGGGACGGACTGACGTTCGAGTGA